Proteins encoded in a region of the Nicotiana tomentosiformis chromosome 9, ASM39032v3, whole genome shotgun sequence genome:
- the LOC138898554 gene encoding uncharacterized mitochondrial protein AtMg00810-like, whose translation MEDGIFISQESYTNEILKKFNMLDCNPVNTPMESGTKLSKFDEGENVDPIFFKSLVGSLRYLTCTGLDILFAVGVVSRFMEAPTSTYLKVTRRILRYLKGMIDLGLFYSCSSDFNLMGFCDSDYAGDIDDRKSTTGFVFFLGDSVISWSSKKQSIVTLSTCEAEYITATSCTCHAI comes from the coding sequence ATGGAGGATGGGATTTTCatctctcaagaaagctataCGAATGAGAtcttgaagaagttcaacatgctcgattgcaaccccgtgaacacaccgatggagagtgggacaaaattatccaagtttgatgaaggagaaaatGTTGATCCCATATTTTTCAAAAGTCTTGTAggaagtttgaggtacttgacttgtaccgGACTAGATATACTCTTTGCAGTTGGAGTAGTAAGCCgcttcatggaagctcctacctccacctatttgaaagtcactagaagaattcttcgttacctaaaaggtaTGATTGACTTAGGGCTATTTTATTCTTGTTCTAGTGATTTCAACCTTATgggattttgtgatagtgattatgcgggagatattgatgatagaaaaagcacaactggttttgtgttttttttgggcgattctgttatttcttggagttcaaagaaacaatcaattgttactctctcgacttgtgaagctGAATATATAACAGCAACATCTTGTACGTGTCATGCTATTTAG